A single window of Salminus brasiliensis chromosome 18, fSalBra1.hap2, whole genome shotgun sequence DNA harbors:
- the ppp2cab gene encoding serine/threonine-protein phosphatase 2A catalytic subunit alpha isoform isoform X1, with protein MDEKAFTKELDQWIEQLNECKQLSESQVKTLCEKAKEILTKESNVQEVRCPVTVCGDVHGQFHDLMELFRIGGKSPDTNYLFMGDYVDRGYYSVETVTLLVALKVRYRERITILRGNHESRQITQVYGFYDECLRKYGNANVWKYFTDLFDYLPLTALVDGQIFCLHGGLSPSIDTLDHIRALDRLQEVPHEGPMCDLLWSDPDDRGGWGISPRGAGYTFGQDISETFNHANGLTLVSRAHQLVMEGYNWCHDRNVVTIFSAPNYCYRCGNQAAIMELDDTLKYSFLQFDPAPRRGEPHVTRRTPDYFL; from the exons ATGGACGAAAAAGCGTTTACGAAGGAACTTGATCAATGGATCGAGCAGCTTAACGAATGCAAGCAGCTTTCGGAGAGCCAGGTTAAAACGCTCTGTGAGAAG GCTAAAGAAATTCTTACAAAGGAATCCAATGTGCAAGAGGTACGATGTCCAGTAACTGTCTGTGGAGATGTCCATGGCCAGTTTCACGATCTTATGGAGCTTTTCAGAATTGGGGGAAAGTCCCCAGACACAAACTACCTTTTCATGGGAGACTATGTGGACCGAGGCTATTATTCTGTGGAAACAGTCACGCTGCTTGTAGCTCTTAAG GTTAGGTACCGTGAGCGTATCACAATTCTCAGAGGAAATCATGAAAGCAGACAGATCACACAAGTGTATGGCTTTTATGATGAGTGCCTAAGAAAATATGgcaatgcaaatgtttggaaatACTTCACAGACCTCTTTGATTACCTTCCCCTGACAGCCTTGGTAGATGGCCAG ATATTCTGTCTTCATGGAGGACTGTCACCATCCATAGACACTCTGGATCACATTCGTGCACTGGATCGTTTGCAGGAAGTTCCACATGAG GGTCCAATGTGCGATTTGCTGTGGTCCGATCCAGATGACCGTGGAGGTTGGGGGATCTCACCTAGAGGTGCAGGCTACACTTTTGGGCAGGACATATCTGAAACCTTTAACCATGCCAATGGCCTTACCCTGGTTTCTAGAGCACATCAGCTTGTGATGGAG GGTTACAACTGGTGCCATGATCGCAATGTGGTAACTATTTTCAGTGCACCCAACTACTGCTATCGCTGTGGTAATCAGGCAGCGATCATGGAACTGGATGACACCCTAAAGTATTCTTT CCTTCAGTTTGATCCCGCCCCTCGCAGAGGAGAGCCCCATGTTACCCGCCGCACACCTGACTACTTCCTTTAA
- the ppp2cab gene encoding serine/threonine-protein phosphatase 2A catalytic subunit alpha isoform isoform X2, protein MIKAKEILTKESNVQEVRCPVTVCGDVHGQFHDLMELFRIGGKSPDTNYLFMGDYVDRGYYSVETVTLLVALKVRYRERITILRGNHESRQITQVYGFYDECLRKYGNANVWKYFTDLFDYLPLTALVDGQIFCLHGGLSPSIDTLDHIRALDRLQEVPHEGPMCDLLWSDPDDRGGWGISPRGAGYTFGQDISETFNHANGLTLVSRAHQLVMEGYNWCHDRNVVTIFSAPNYCYRCGNQAAIMELDDTLKYSFLQFDPAPRRGEPHVTRRTPDYFL, encoded by the exons ATGATAAAG GCTAAAGAAATTCTTACAAAGGAATCCAATGTGCAAGAGGTACGATGTCCAGTAACTGTCTGTGGAGATGTCCATGGCCAGTTTCACGATCTTATGGAGCTTTTCAGAATTGGGGGAAAGTCCCCAGACACAAACTACCTTTTCATGGGAGACTATGTGGACCGAGGCTATTATTCTGTGGAAACAGTCACGCTGCTTGTAGCTCTTAAG GTTAGGTACCGTGAGCGTATCACAATTCTCAGAGGAAATCATGAAAGCAGACAGATCACACAAGTGTATGGCTTTTATGATGAGTGCCTAAGAAAATATGgcaatgcaaatgtttggaaatACTTCACAGACCTCTTTGATTACCTTCCCCTGACAGCCTTGGTAGATGGCCAG ATATTCTGTCTTCATGGAGGACTGTCACCATCCATAGACACTCTGGATCACATTCGTGCACTGGATCGTTTGCAGGAAGTTCCACATGAG GGTCCAATGTGCGATTTGCTGTGGTCCGATCCAGATGACCGTGGAGGTTGGGGGATCTCACCTAGAGGTGCAGGCTACACTTTTGGGCAGGACATATCTGAAACCTTTAACCATGCCAATGGCCTTACCCTGGTTTCTAGAGCACATCAGCTTGTGATGGAG GGTTACAACTGGTGCCATGATCGCAATGTGGTAACTATTTTCAGTGCACCCAACTACTGCTATCGCTGTGGTAATCAGGCAGCGATCATGGAACTGGATGACACCCTAAAGTATTCTTT CCTTCAGTTTGATCCCGCCCCTCGCAGAGGAGAGCCCCATGTTACCCGCCGCACACCTGACTACTTCCTTTAA